Within the Catalinimonas niigatensis genome, the region GGCGGGTGTTAAACCGCATTGAAGGGATAGAACATCAGGAAGCGCTCTACCGCAATGAGGCTTATCTTACCGTCAATGAAGCAGGTTTCAACTCGGAAGCCTCTGATTTTGCACCGGCTTTTTATGACAGCAGTCTGGTGATTGCTTCAGCACGGGGAGGCAAAGGTGCGTTTGCCTGGGATAACTCCAGTTACCTGGATTTGTATCGTGTCAATACTTCTACTGCTGAGCTAGATCCGCTTGACAAAGAAATCAATTCCCACTATCATGAAGGAACCGCCGTGTTCTTTGATCAGGATACCAAAGTGATCTTCACCCGGAGCAACTATCAGGATAACAAACTCGGCAGAAGCAAGGAAGGCGTGAACAAACTGAAGCTTTTTTATGCAGAGAAAAAAGAAAACGGGAAGTGGAGCGAGTATGTACTTTTACCGTTCAACAGCAATGAATATTCCTGCGGCCATCCGGCCATTAGCAGTGACCATACGCTTTATTTTGCCAGCGATATGCCGGGAGGTTTTGGTGGAACAGATTTGTACCGCTGCGATTTTGTCAATGGAGAATGGCAATCACCGGTAAATCTGGGAAAAAACATCAATACCGAAGGCAATGAGATGTTTCCTTTTCTCTCTCCTGATCAGGAACTTTATTTTGCCAGCAACGGACGGGAAGGTCTGGGAGGGTTGGATGTGTTTGGTTTAGATATCAGTGAAGATACCGAGGGACACATTACCAATCTGGGCTATCCGATCAATACCTCAGCCGATGATTTCAGCCTGATTGTAGGCCCGGATGGACAATCAGGCTACTTCTCTAGCAATCGCGAAGGAGGTAGCGGAGGGGATGATATTTACACTTTTACTTCCAGCAAACCTTTGCTTGACCAGCTTATGGTGAGAGGAGTAATTACTGATGAAAAGGAAGGAAATACTCTGGCGGGTGCCAAGGTCATGCTGTTGAATAAACAAGGTAAGGAGGTAAATAAAGCAGTAGCCAATGGGCAAGGCGAATATACATTTACTGTTGATCCCAATGCTGATTACGAACTGCTGGCTGAGAAAGAGGATTACTTTGAGAAAAAGGCTGATTTTAACACCACTGGACCCAGGCATCAGATCGCATGGGAGGTAGACATCGCTCTGTTAAAGAATTATGGTTTTTCACTCTTTGGCTTGATCACTGAAAACAAAACCAGGGAACCCATTGAAGGCGTACAAATAAGCTTGGTAGACAATATGAGCGGTAAAACGGTATT harbors:
- a CDS encoding OmpA family protein, with the protein product MKFILRYTLICWISINQVVAQSQLIQKGDQYYQEMAFVQALEYYQKAYKKDSTSKEAKLKMAESFRRLNDPVNAEIWYQQVVNDSIASSAHRLYYAEALNSNGKYEQAREWYKRYLQEKGKERRVLNRIEGIEHQEALYRNEAYLTVNEAGFNSEASDFAPAFYDSSLVIASARGGKGAFAWDNSSYLDLYRVNTSTAELDPLDKEINSHYHEGTAVFFDQDTKVIFTRSNYQDNKLGRSKEGVNKLKLFYAEKKENGKWSEYVLLPFNSNEYSCGHPAISSDHTLYFASDMPGGFGGTDLYRCDFVNGEWQSPVNLGKNINTEGNEMFPFLSPDQELYFASNGREGLGGLDVFGLDISEDTEGHITNLGYPINTSADDFSLIVGPDGQSGYFSSNREGGSGGDDIYTFTSSKPLLDQLMVRGVITDEKEGNTLAGAKVMLLNKQGKEVNKAVANGQGEYTFTVDPNADYELLAEKEDYFEKKADFNTTGPRHQIAWEVDIALLKNYGFSLFGLITENKTREPIEGVQISLVDNMSGKTVLETTTAKEGAFRYIMEDKKLKDRISYQIKLTREGYLGKTVTFNSELSKPGQIDLHDVLNVRLDKIDIGTDIGALANIQSIYFDLGKYNIRPDAAKELDKIVKVMSENPSIAIELGSHSDARGSAASNLALSDKRAKASADYIVSQGISRNRIVGKGYGENEILNRCTDGVTCSEEEHQQNRRTEFKVTKF